The following are encoded together in the Manduca sexta isolate Smith_Timp_Sample1 chromosome 22, JHU_Msex_v1.0, whole genome shotgun sequence genome:
- the LOC115445864 gene encoding splicing factor 3A subunit 2, which yields MDFQNRPGGKTGGGGVASWSESNRDRRERLRQLALETIDLNKDPYFMKNHLGSYECKLCLTLHNNEGSYLAHTQGKKHQANLARRAAKEAKEAPQQLAPEKPRIEPKKFVKIGRPGYRVTKQKDPENGQQSLLFQVDYPEIAEGVQPRHRFMSAYEQKIEPPDRRWQYLLFAAEPYETIAFKVPSREVEKHDSKFWTHWNKDTKQFFLQFAFKMEPMRMPPPPKMWENHGMRLPPPPGAQLMGVPPPPPLLPVPPPPPSM from the exons ATGGATTTTCAAAACCGCCCCGGCGGAAAAACTGGCGGTGGTGGTGTGGCGTCATGGTCCGAAAGCAACAGGGACCGACGCGAGAGGTTAAGGCAGCTCGCCTTAGAAACTATCGATCTAAATAAAGAtccttattttatgaaaaatcatTTAG GTTCTTACGAATGTAAGCTATGTCTAACGTTGCACAATAATGAAGGAAGTTATTTAGCTCACACCCAAGGCAAAAAGCACCAGGCAAACTTAGCTCGACGTGCTGCTAAGGAAGCTAAAGAGGCTCCTCAGCAATTGGCACCAGAAAAGCCAAGAATTGAACcaaaaaaatttgttaaaattggCAGACCTGGTTATAGAGTTACGAAGCAAAAAGATCCTGAAAATGGACAGCAAAGTCTTCTTTTCCAGGTTGACTATCCAg AAATTGCGGAAGGTGTCCAACCCAGACACCGCTTTATGTCGGCTTATGAACAAAAGATTGAACCCCCAGACCGCAGGTGGCAGTATTTGTTATTTGCTGCTGAACCATATGAGACCATTGCTTTCAAAGTGCCGAGTAGAGAAGTAGAAAAACATGACTCAAAGTTTTGGACTCACTGGAACAAAGatacaaaacagttttttttacagtttGCATTTAAAATGGAACCAATGCGTATGCCTCCACCTCCAAAAATGTGGGAAAATCATGGCATGAGATTGCCTCCTCCGCCTGGAGCGCAACTAATGGGGGTTCCCCCTCCACCTCCATTACTGCCTGTGCCTCCTCCACCACCATCAATGTAg
- the LOC115445844 gene encoding 40S ribosomal protein S10, with amino-acid sequence MLMPKQNRVSIYEYLFKEGVMVAKKDYHAPKHPDLEKIPNLQVIKAMQSLKSRGYVKEQFAWRHFYWYLTNEGIEYLRIFLHLPPEIVPATLKRSARTETVRRGAVGRPDAPARTAEDRSAYRRGPTTPSGAPHDKKADVGPGSADVEFRGGFGRGRPAP; translated from the exons ATGTTGATGCCTAAACAAAACCGTGTTTCCATATATGAGTACCTCTTTAAAGAGGGGGTGATGGTTGCTAAGAAGGACTATCATGCTCCGAAGCATCCGGATCTGGAAAAGATTCCTAACCTCCAGGTTATCAAAGCGATGCAGTCTCTCAAATCTAGAGGATATGTCAAGGAACAGTTCGCGTGGAGGCATTTCTACTG gtatttgacCAACGAGGGTATTGAATACTTGAGAATCTTCCTCCACTTGCCCCCTGAAATCGTGCCCGCCACCCTCAAGCGCTCAGCCCGCACAGAGACAGTCCGCCGTGGCGCGGTTGGCCGGCCAGACGCCCCCGCACGCACTGCTGAGGACAGGTCTGCCTACCGCCGTGGACCGACCACACCCTCAGGCGCTCCTCATGATAAGAAGGCTGATGTTGGCCCTGGTTCAGCCGATGTTGAATTT AGAGGAGGATTCGGACGTGGCAGGCCTGCTCCCtaa